A genome region from Fundulus heteroclitus isolate FHET01 unplaced genomic scaffold, MU-UCD_Fhet_4.1 scaffold_85, whole genome shotgun sequence includes the following:
- the LOC118562292 gene encoding tripartite motif-containing protein 16-like isoform X2, which yields MSVSLETLSCSICLDLLKDPVTIPCGHSYCMKCIKNFWDEEDQKGIHSCPQCRETFTPRPVLKKNTMFAALVEQLKKTGLQAAPADLCYAGPEDVACDSCSGRKLKAIKSCLVCLASYCEKHLQPHYDSAAFKKHKLVEPSKNLQENICSRHDEVMKMFCRTDQKCICYLCSVDEHKGHDTVSAAAERTERQRELEVRRENIQQRIQDREKDVKLLQQELEAIKHSADKTVEDSEKIFTQLIRLIQKRSSDVKQQIRSQQETEGSRVKELQEKLEQEITELKRKDAELKQLSDTEDHNQFLHNYPSLSALSESTHSSSIKIRPLSYFEDVTAAVSELRDQLQDILRDAWTNISLRLTEVDVSLSEPEPKSRAGFLRYSCEITLDPNTANSHLLLSEGNRKVTWMDQPQSDSNHPDRFTVYSQVLSRESLTGRCYWEVEMRGGVYVAVAYKNISRAGRGNECVFGRNDKSWALYCSQGGYGFRHNNIWTSISGPGSSRVGVYLDHRAGILSFYSVSETMTLLHRVQTTFTQPLHAGVYVYPGGSAEFCKPK from the exons atgagcgtcagcctgg aaaccttgtcctgttcgatctgtctggatctactgaaggatccggtgactattccctgtggacacagctactgtatgaagtgtattaaaaacttctgggatgaagaggatcagaaaggaatccacagctgccctcagtgcagggAGACCTTCACACCGAGGCCcgttctgaagaaaaacaccatgtttgcagctttagtggagcagctgaagaagactggactccaagctgctcctgctgatctctgctatgctggacctgaagatgtggctTGTGATTCctgctctggaagaaaactgaaagccatcaagtcctgtttagtctgtctggcctcttactgtgagaaacaccttcagcctcattatgattcagctgcatttaagaaacacaagctggtggagccctccaagaacctccaggagaacatctgctctcgtcatgatgaggtgatgaagatgttctgtcgtactgatcagaagtgtatctgttatctctgctctgtggatgaacataaaggccacgacacagtgtcagctgcagcagaaaggactgagaggcagagagagctggaggtgagacgagaaaacatccagcagagaatccaggacagagagaaagatgtgaagctgcttcaacaggagctggaggccatcaagcactctgctgataaaacagtggaggacagtgagaagatcttcactcagctgatccgtctcatccagaaaagaagctctgatgtgaagcagcagatcagatcccagcaggaaactgaagggagtcgagtcaaagagcttcaggagaagctggagcaggagatcactgagctgaagaggaaagacgctgagctgaagcagctctcagacacagaggatcacaaccagtttctccacaactacccctcactgtcagcactcagtgagtctacacactcatccagcatcaagatccgtcctctgagctactttgaggatgtgacagcagctgtgtcagagctcagagatcaactacaggacatcctgagagacgcatggacaaacatctcactgagactcactgaggtggatgtttcactgtcagaaccagaaccaaagagcagagctggattcttgagatattcatgtgaaatcacactggatccaaacacagcaaacagtcatctgttactatcagaggggaacaggaaggtgacatggATGGATCAACCTCAGTCTGATTctaatcatccagacagattcactgTTTATTCTCAGGTTctgagtagagagagtctgactggacgttgttactgggaggtggagatGAGAGGGGGAGTTTATGTAGCAGTCGCATACAAGAATATCAGCAGAGCAGGAAGAGGGAATGAATGTGTATTTGGACGTAATGACAAATCTTGGGCATTATATTGTTCCCAAGGAGGTTATGGATTTCGTCACAACAACATCTGGACCTCCATCTCaggtcctggttcctccagagtaggagtgtacctggatcacagagcaggtattctgtccttctacagcgtctctgaaaccatgactctcctccacagagtccagaccaccttcACTCAGCCGCTACATGCTGGGGTTTATGTttatcctggaggttctgctgagttctgtaAACCCAAATAG
- the LOC118562292 gene encoding tripartite motif-containing protein 16-like isoform X1: MEQNQLDRETLSCSICLDLLKDPVTIPCGHSYCMKCIKNFWDEEDQKGIHSCPQCRETFTPRPVLKKNTMFAALVEQLKKTGLQAAPADLCYAGPEDVACDSCSGRKLKAIKSCLVCLASYCEKHLQPHYDSAAFKKHKLVEPSKNLQENICSRHDEVMKMFCRTDQKCICYLCSVDEHKGHDTVSAAAERTERQRELEVRRENIQQRIQDREKDVKLLQQELEAIKHSADKTVEDSEKIFTQLIRLIQKRSSDVKQQIRSQQETEGSRVKELQEKLEQEITELKRKDAELKQLSDTEDHNQFLHNYPSLSALSESTHSSSIKIRPLSYFEDVTAAVSELRDQLQDILRDAWTNISLRLTEVDVSLSEPEPKSRAGFLRYSCEITLDPNTANSHLLLSEGNRKVTWMDQPQSDSNHPDRFTVYSQVLSRESLTGRCYWEVEMRGGVYVAVAYKNISRAGRGNECVFGRNDKSWALYCSQGGYGFRHNNIWTSISGPGSSRVGVYLDHRAGILSFYSVSETMTLLHRVQTTFTQPLHAGVYVYPGGSAEFCKPK, translated from the coding sequence atggagcagaaccagctggaccgagaaaccttgtcctgttcgatctgtctggatctactgaaggatccggtgactattccctgtggacacagctactgtatgaagtgtattaaaaacttctgggatgaagaggatcagaaaggaatccacagctgccctcagtgcagggAGACCTTCACACCGAGGCCcgttctgaagaaaaacaccatgtttgcagctttagtggagcagctgaagaagactggactccaagctgctcctgctgatctctgctatgctggacctgaagatgtggctTGTGATTCctgctctggaagaaaactgaaagccatcaagtcctgtttagtctgtctggcctcttactgtgagaaacaccttcagcctcattatgattcagctgcatttaagaaacacaagctggtggagccctccaagaacctccaggagaacatctgctctcgtcatgatgaggtgatgaagatgttctgtcgtactgatcagaagtgtatctgttatctctgctctgtggatgaacataaaggccacgacacagtgtcagctgcagcagaaaggactgagaggcagagagagctggaggtgagacgagaaaacatccagcagagaatccaggacagagagaaagatgtgaagctgcttcaacaggagctggaggccatcaagcactctgctgataaaacagtggaggacagtgagaagatcttcactcagctgatccgtctcatccagaaaagaagctctgatgtgaagcagcagatcagatcccagcaggaaactgaagggagtcgagtcaaagagcttcaggagaagctggagcaggagatcactgagctgaagaggaaagacgctgagctgaagcagctctcagacacagaggatcacaaccagtttctccacaactacccctcactgtcagcactcagtgagtctacacactcatccagcatcaagatccgtcctctgagctactttgaggatgtgacagcagctgtgtcagagctcagagatcaactacaggacatcctgagagacgcatggacaaacatctcactgagactcactgaggtggatgtttcactgtcagaaccagaaccaaagagcagagctggattcttgagatattcatgtgaaatcacactggatccaaacacagcaaacagtcatctgttactatcagaggggaacaggaaggtgacatggATGGATCAACCTCAGTCTGATTctaatcatccagacagattcactgTTTATTCTCAGGTTctgagtagagagagtctgactggacgttgttactgggaggtggagatGAGAGGGGGAGTTTATGTAGCAGTCGCATACAAGAATATCAGCAGAGCAGGAAGAGGGAATGAATGTGTATTTGGACGTAATGACAAATCTTGGGCATTATATTGTTCCCAAGGAGGTTATGGATTTCGTCACAACAACATCTGGACCTCCATCTCaggtcctggttcctccagagtaggagtgtacctggatcacagagcaggtattctgtccttctacagcgtctctgaaaccatgactctcctccacagagtccagaccaccttcACTCAGCCGCTACATGCTGGGGTTTATGTttatcctggaggttctgctgagttctgtaAACCCAAATAG
- the LOC118562291 gene encoding zinc finger MYND domain-containing protein 11-like — MHPKETARQLSLAVKDGLVVETLTVGCKGSKAGIEQEGYWLPGDEMDLKAEGSKEWETESHDWYCFDCHLAGDVLACDNCFRVYHLKCLTEECKPRDGGSHWQCVVCRGSKKKNLNKQEMCKYLRFIVQRMKERAVDLNKKGKDTKHPMYKRLIHTALDVSNIHENLTEGKYKTFEEFKADAQMIVHNTAILYGVHSDQAEIARLLFSDTCHELNELMLCKNCFYLSNARPENWFCYPCTPSHDLVWAKMKGFGYWPAKVLQREDNQVDVRFFGHQHQRAWIPSENIQDIKVSVQQLQVKRSNGWKKACEELEVYQRFLREGRFWKTKMEDSPQPHQQNQNQRQQPEEEEEEEEQEEQEQEQEQTSGRTQRPERTDEAESSISSTSNEQIRHMKGSQEPKAKKSRRAAIMELKEEVSEPEPEMEAVSSSQEIPFSSAPQQPEKLSVSTQTKKASGSSPRMLHRGTQTSSDGACQNMCHEKYTKVFNDVKEVMKADNKRETERVVREALEKLRVEMEEEKRQAVSKAVAGVQAEMERKCKQVKEKCKEELVEEVKKLVAQHKQLISQTKKKQWCYNCEEEAMYHCCWNTSYCSIKCQQEHWHADHKRTCRRKR; from the exons GAGTGGGAGACGGAGAGTCACGACTGGTACTGCTTCGACTGTCACTTAGCAGGCGACGTCCTCGCCTGCGACAACTGCTTCCGGGTTTACCATCTCAAATGTCTGACAGAGGAATGCAAACCCAGAGACGGAGGCTCCCACTGGCAGTGTGTCGTGTGCCGG gGAAGTAAAAAGAAGAACCTGAACAAACAGGAGATGTGTAAATATCTGCGCTTCATCGTCCAGCGGATGAAGGAAAGG GCGGTGGACCTGAACAAAAAGGGCAAAGACACTAAACACCCCATGTACAAACGGCTGATCCACACGGCTCTGGACGTCTCCAACATCCACGAG AACCTGACTGAAGGAAAGTATAAAACCTTCGAAGAGTTCAAAGCCGACGCTCAGATGATTGTTCATAACACTGCCATCCTGTATGGAG TTCACAGCGACCAGGCAGAGATCGCACGGCTGCTCTTCAGTGACACATGCCATGAG CTGAACGAGTTGATGTTGTGTAAGAACTGTTTCTACCTGTCGAACGCCCGGCCAGAAAACTGGTTCTGTTATCCCTGT ACGCCGAGTCACGACCTGGTCTGGGCCAAGATGAAGGGCTTCGGCTACTGGCCGGCCAAAGTCCTGCAGAGGGAGGACAACCAGGTGGACGTGCGCTTCTTTGGACACCAGCACCAGAG GGCGTGGATTCCCTCGGAGAACATCCAGGACATCAAGGTGAGCGTCCAGCAGCTGCAGGTGAAGCGCAGCAACGGCTGGAAGAAGGCGTGCGAGGAGCTGGAGGTGTACCAGCGCTTCCTGAGGGAGGGCCGCTTCTGGAAAACAAAGATGGAGGACAGCCCTCAGCcacaccaacagaaccagaaccagcggCAGCAgccggaggaagaggaggaggaagaggagcaggaggaacaGGAACAGGAGCAGGAGCAGACCAGCGGGAGGACGCAGAGACCGGAGCGGACAGATGAAGCCGAGTCCAGCATCTCCTCCACCAGCAACGAGCAGATCCGCCAT ATGAAAGGCAGCCAGGAGCCCAAGGCGAAGAAAAGCCGCAGGGCCGCAATTATGGAGCTCAAAGAGGAAGTCAGT GAACCGGAGCCGGAGATGGAGGCGGTCAGCTCCAGCCAGGAGATCCCCTTTTCGTCGGCGCCCCAGCAGCCCGAGAAGCTGTCCGTGTCCACGCAGACCAAGAAGGCCAGCGGCAGCTCGCCGCGCATGCTGCACCGCGGCACCCAGACCAGCAGCGACGGCGCCTGCCAGAACATGTGCCACGAGAAGTACACCAAGGTCTTCAACGACGTCAAGGAGGTGATGAAGGCGGACAACAAGAGGGAGACGGAGCGAGTCGTCAGAGAAGCTCTGGAGAAG CTTCGGGTcgagatggaggaggagaaacGGCAGGCGGTGAGCAAGGCCGTGGCCGGAGTTCAGGCGGAGATGGAGAGGAAGTGCAAACAGGTGAAGGAGAAGTGTAAAGAGGAGCTGGTGGAGGAGGTGAAGAAGCTGGTGGCCCAACACAAACAGCTCATCTCCCAGACCAAGAAGAAGCAGTGG TGTTATAACTGTGAAGAGGAGGCCATGTACCACTGCTGCTGGAACACCTCGTACTGCTCCATCAAGTGTCAGCAGGAGCACTGGCACGCAGACCACAAACGGACCTGCCGCAGGAAGAGATGA